One region of Malania oleifera isolate guangnan ecotype guangnan chromosome 6, ASM2987363v1, whole genome shotgun sequence genomic DNA includes:
- the LOC131157211 gene encoding homeobox-leucine zipper protein GLABRA 2, whose amino-acid sequence MGVDMSNPTPDSRTKDFFASPALSLSLAGIFRDAGAAAAAAATSTEVEEGDEGSGGGGGGGGGRREDTVEISSENSGPARSRSDDDFDGEGENDEDGDGDKSKKKKRKKYHRHTAEQIREMEALFKESPHPDEKQRQQLSKQLGLAPRQVKFWFQNRRTQIKAIQERHENSLLKSEMEKLREENKAMRETIQKACCPNCGFATTTRDGSLTTEEQHLRIENARLKAEVEKLRAAAGKHPPGTASPSSSCSAGNNQENRSSLDFYTGIFGLEKPRIMEMVNQATEELKRMATAAGEPLWVRSVETGREILNYDEYMKEFASDHRNSSKGSSRQPKRAIEASRETAVVFVDLPRLIQSFMDVNQWKEMFPCLISKAATVDVICNGEGTNRNGAVQLMFAELQMLTPLVPTREVYFVRCCKQLSADQWAIVDVSIDNVEDNIDASLVKCRKRPSGCIIEDKSNGHCKVIWVEHLECQKSTVHSMYRTIVNSGLAFGARHWMASLQLQCERLVFFMATNVPTKDSSGVATLAGRKSILKLAQRMTWSFCHALGASSYHTWTKVSSKTGDDIRVASRKNLNDPGEPLGLILCAVSSVWLPVSPHVLFDFLRDEARRSEWDIMSNGGPVQSIANLAKGQDRGNAVAIQTMKSKDSMWILQDSCTNAYESMVVYAPVDITGMQSVMTGCDSSNVAILPSGFSILPDGVETRPLVITSRPEEKSTEGGSLLTIAFQIQTNSSPAAKLTMESVESVNTLISCTLRNIKTSLQCEDG is encoded by the exons ATGGGCGTCGACATGTCGAACCCTACTCCAGATTCCCGCACCAAAGACTTCTTCGCTTCACCTGCTCTCTCCCTCAGTCTC GCTGGTATTTTTCGGGATGCCGGGGCGGCGGCAGCAGCTGCGGCCACCAGCACAGAGGTGGAGGAAGGGGATGAAGGAAGCGGCGGAGGCGGAGGCGGAGGCGGTGGCCGGCGAGAAGATACTGTGGAGATTAGCAGCGAGAACTCTGGGCCTGCGAGATCGAGGTCGGACGATGATTTTGATGGTGAAGGAGAGAATGACGAGGATGGGGATGGTGATaagagcaagaagaagaagaggaagaagtaTCACAGGCACACTGCTGAGCAAATCAGAGAAATGGAAGC GCTGTTTAAAGAGTCACCCCATCCAGATGAGAAGCAAAGACAGCAACTGAGCAAACAATTAGGCCTTGCTCCTAGGCAAGTCAAGTTCTGGTTTCAAAACCGCCGTACCCAAATCAAG GCCATACAGGAGCGCCACGAAAATTCTCTACTAAAATCTGAAATGGAAAAACTAAGAGAGGAAAACAAAGCAATGAGAGAAACTATTCAAAAGGCTTGTTGTCCCAACTGTGGCTTTGCTACCACCACCCGAGACGGTTCCCTCACAACTGAAGAACAACATCTCAGAATTGAAAATGCCAGACTCAAAGCAGAG GTTGAAAAACTCCGAGCTGCTGCAGGTAAACACCCTCCTGGAACAGCATCGCCAAGCTCTTCATGCTCAGCCGGAAACAACCAAGAGAACAGAAGCTCTTTGGATTTTTACACAGGGATATTTGGGCTTGAGAAGCCAAGAATAATGGAGATGGTTAATCAAGCGACAGAAGAGCTCAAGAGGATGGCTACTGCAGCAGGGGAGCCACTTTGGGTCAGAAGTGTGGAGACTGGTAGGGAGATTCTCAACTATGATGAGTATATGAAGGAGTTTGCTAGTGATCATCGGAATTCCAGCAAAGGCAGCAGCAGGCAACCGAAGCGAGCAATTGAGGCATCGAGAGAGACTGCAGTTGTGTTTGTGGATCTCCCACGATTAATTCAAAGTTTCATGGATGTG AATCAATGGAAGGAAATGTTTCCGTGCCTGATCTCCAAGGCGGCAACTGTGGATGTTATCTGCAATGGTGAAGGCACAAATAGAAATGGGGCTGTACAATTG ATGTTTGCAGAGTTACAAATGCTCACACCATTGGTGCCCACAAGAGAAGTGTATTTTGTTCGATGTTGTAAGCAACTGAGTGCTGATCAGTGGGCAATCGTTGATGTTTCTATTGACAATGTGGAAGATAATATTGATGCCTCCCTGGTGAAATGCCGAAAACGTCCATCTGGTTGCATCATTGAGGATAAATCTAATGGCCATTGTAAG GTAATCTGGGTGGAGCACTTAGAATGCCAGAAGAGCACAGTTCACTCCATGTATCGCACAATTGTTAACAGTGGCCTAGCCTTTGGTGCAAGGCATTGGATGGCTTCACTGCAGCTCCAATGCGAGCGGCTTGTTTTTTTCATGGCAACAAATGTTCCCACAAAGGATTCAAGTG GGGTTGCCACTTTGGCGGGAAGAAAAAGCATTTTGAAGTTGGCACAAAGAATGACATGGAGCTTCTGCCATGCTCTTGGAGCTTCAAGCTACCACACATGGACTAAAGTCTCCAGTAAAACAGGAGATGACATAAGGGTGGCTTCTAGGAAGAACTTAAATGATCCAGGAGAACCTCTTGGGTTGATCTTGTGTGCAGTTTCTTCTGTATGGTTGCCTGTCTCTCCTCATGTCCTGTTTGATTTCCTCAGGGATGAAGCCCGTAGAAGTGAG TGGGACATTATGTCAAATGGAGGCCCAGTACAATCCATTGCAAACTTAGCAAAAGGGCAGGATCGTGGGAATGCAGTCGCTATACAA ACGATGAAATCGAAAGACAGTATGTGGATACTCCAAGATAGCTGCACAAATGCCTATGAATCCATGGTGGTGTATGCTCCAGTAGACATAACTGGAATGCAGTCTGTAATGACGGGATGCGACTCCAGCAACGTAGCCATTTTGCCTTCAGGTTTTTCAATTCTTCCAGACGGGGTTGAGACGAGGCCATTGGTGATCACCTCTAGGCCAGAGGAAAAGAGCACAGAAGGAGGATCTTTGCTTACTATAGCATTCCAAATCCAAACAAACTCGTCTCCAGCAGCCAAATTAACTATGGAGTCTGTGGAGTCAGTTAACACACTTATATCATGCACACTGAGAAATATTAAGACAAGCTTGCAGTGTGAAGATGGATGA
- the LOC131157212 gene encoding small ribosomal subunit protein uS17c → MPLTLSLLQLPPLKSLSLTSTFIHGSSPLTLLSKPSSSLTPQKPHAPPFLPPIRAKKSLQGRVICATSDKTVAVEVVRLAPHPKYKRRVKKKKTFHAHDPENKFKVDDIVQLEKCRPISKTKSFLAIPAPPRNVRKPVEAKPTELGIPLESEQTQ, encoded by the coding sequence ATGCCTCTCACCCTCTCACTTCTGCAACTACCTCCGTTgaagtctctctctctcacttccaCCTTCATTCATGGCTCCTCTCCCCTCACTCTCCTCTCTAAACCTTCTTCGTCTCTGACACCGCAGAAGCCACACGCACCCCCTTTTCTCCCTCCAATTCGAGCCAAGAAGTCATTGCAGGGCCGAGTGATCTGCGCCACGAGCGACAAGACCGTGGCTGTTGAGGTGGTCCGCCTCGCGCCACACCCCAAGTACAAGAGACGggtcaagaagaagaagacattccACGCTCACGACCCCGAAAACAAATTCAAAGTGGATGACATAGTGCAGCTTGAGAAGTGCAGACCCATAAGCAAGACTAAGTCGTTTCTTGCTATTCCGGCGCCCCCCAGGAACGTGAGGAAGCCCGTTGAAGCCAAGCCCACAGAGCTTGGGATTCCGCTAGAGTCTGAACAGACACAGTGA